The Leifsonia xyli genomic sequence GTCGAACGCCAGAAACGGCACACACGCCGTTTCCGCCGTCAACGCCGCCAGCCGGCCGATCAGCGTGCGCGGGTCACCGGCAATCGCCCACCCGTCCGCCGCGTACCGGGCCACAGTGTCCACGCACTCCTTCTTTTCTTCCGCGGTCGGGAACATGGAGCCGACCACTCCGATCAGTCCGCCCTGCAGTTCCGGACCCATGTTGCTTGTATCGATGATGAATACCCGCATCACAATCACTCCCCTGTCGATCGACCCTTCTATGGGCCGGTGTCAAATTGGTCTGCCGGGCCGGCGTGACCAGGTGGGGCGTTAGTGCTGTCCTGTTCCTGATCGTTTTTCTTGCCGTTCCGGCACAAAGATCGAGAGCGGGCGGAGGCAGCGCAGTGCCCAGAGGGAGCGGTTGCTAAGCGCAGGGAGCGCAGCGAGTGGAGTCTGCAAAAAGCGAGTGGAGGGAATGGAGCTGGTGGAGCTCGCTATGATCGGCTGCCGGATCGGAAAGAAACTCAGAGATGACAGCACGCCGCAGGCGTTCCATCGAGCAAAGGCTGCGCCGCCTCCGTGCGGCTCCGCTCTGCCAGGCCCTGCCGTCGGTTACTCGAGGGAGCAATTCCTTGAAGTTGTCAAGCGGAGGCGGTTGTTGGGGCTGCCGGTTATCGTTTGCGACATGAAGCTCGTCTGCTACGCGAACCACTCTGTGCTGATGGGCTCGGACGACGCTGACATTCTGATCGAGTATGCGCGGCTTCTCGGCGAGTACAGCCGGACCGATGCGGTAAGAATGCGGGCACTGAGTGTGACGGGCACGGAGGTGGAGGTGAGCTTCCTTCTGAACGCTGCCACATCTCTGCTGACCGAGACTGCTCCCGAGGCGAACGGTGCGAGAACACCCGACAACGCGGATGCACGAATGGGATTACTCGATCGCATCTTCACCCTTACTCAAGATTTCGACCCTTCAAATGAGGATTCTTGGTGAGCTAGGCCGGGCAACGGATTGGCAATATTCACGCCACCGCATCGCGGAGGCGACGGAACAACTGCCGGCCGATGTATCGCTTGAGACTCCGCCGGATCTCGCGTTTGCTCTTGCCTTCCGCCAACCGTCTGGCCAGATAGTCGCGGGTCGCGGGATCACAACTAAGCCGGACCCGGGCGATGACATCCAAGGCCCGGTTTAGTTGCCGGTCGCCGTGCCGGTTGAGCCGATGCCGGGTCGTGTTCCCGCTCGAGGCCTCCAACGGCGACGCGCCGGCCAAGGCGGCGAATGCTGCCTCGCTGCGGACCCGGCCTTGATGCGAGTAAGAGGTGACCAGGATGGCGCCGGTCACGGCGCCAACTCCGAGTAGCTGTTGCAGACCCGGTGCGAGTTCGTGGACGTGACGGGCGAGCGCAGCCTGATTCTCCACAAGCTGGATGGTGAGCGCTTGGACAGAGACGGCCAACCGTCGAGCCTCCTGACGGATGGTGGCCATCGCGACGTCATCCGCAGCGCGCTGACGCCAGCCGGCGACCTCGCGCACCTGGGTATCAGTGAGCGGCTTGCGGGCATCCATACCCAGGTCGAAGCTTCGGAGCAGAGCCGTCAACGCGTTCCGCCCCGCAGTTCGCCGACTGTCCATCGCCTGCCGTGCGACCAAGAGCACCCGCAGGGCAGCACGGAGTCCGTCCGATCGCGGAGTCGTCAGCCGTTCGACGTCAGAGGCAAGCGCGGTCCTGGCCGCGGCGATGGCGTCTATCTCGTCTGATTTGCCGCGACCCGCGCGAACGGCGCGCTTCGGCGGCCGGACGTCGCAGACATCCAGGCCGGCGGCGATCAAGGCTCGTCTGAGGCCCGAACCATAGGAACTCGCACCCTCGATAGCGACAAGGACGCGACCATGGGCGCGTCGCCGCATCCAAGCCAGTGCTCGGCCAAGGCCGTTCGCGGTCGTTGGAAACGTCGCCGAATCGAGGCGTCGTCCGGTGCCGGCTTCCAGCACGGCATAGGTATGTGTTCGTGCATGCGTGTCGACGCCGACGACGTGGTCATCGTGATCAGCCACGGAGCTCACTCCGATAGTCCCTTCCGATTGGCGAACAATACAGTTCGTCGGTCTGGAGAGGTTTCGAGGCGGAACTCTAATGAGTCACACGAGCCGGTCCCCCGGCCGCGGACGACCTTCTATCAAGCCATCGGAACAGACAAACCGACGCCCAGCTCGGCGCGCGGACAGATCGATCGAAAGGCACCCACGGGGCCATTTTTGTTTTGAGTCACGCGACACCGAGCCGGACGTCAGTCTGCCAGCCAGTCCCAGACCAACCAGTCTCATTAGAGTTTTTGTTTGCCTTCCGGCGGAGGATCGATGGCGAGTGGGAGGGGCGGGAGTGCCGGGACCGTGGAATACCGGAGGGAGCGCAGCGAGTGAGGATATGCCGCGAAAGCCCGGCACGGGAGAACCGGGAACGAGCTACGATCGGCCGGCGGAAAGACAAACAAAACAGGCAAGTCAGTGCCGCCGGAAGGCGGCTCCGCGAAGATCGCTCGGGCGCGCGCACGCAGACGGAGCAGACGGTCTCCGACGCCCTCGACCGTGGTATCTGCCACGAGACCGGCTGGGCCTGACACCGTCTATAAGCGCACCGCTACCGCCGGCCCCGGCCCGAAGCACCCCATGGCGACGGAATCGGCAAGGGCTGCCACCCACCGCTGGTGTTGTTATTCGACCACGCCGCCTCGGGGAAGTATTGTGCGCTAGGTGGCTGACAAGGAGACCATGGTCCCTCACGTCCCCTTGACTGAACGAGCCGATATTGACCAGCATCTCAACGGCCGCCCATTCCGGAAATGCGGCCGCCGCGATGAACCCCGTGCACTCGGCGGCAACACCTGCGCCGCCTCGTCATGAGGTCACTCTTCAGCTGGCGCTCCAGCCCAGGAGCGCGTCTGCCGGTCGAGCGAGTATCACACGCCCGCCGGGTAACGCGAGGAATC encodes the following:
- a CDS encoding transposase, whose translation is MSSVADHDDHVVGVDTHARTHTYAVLEAGTGRRLDSATFPTTANGLGRALAWMRRRAHGRVLVAIEGASSYGSGLRRALIAAGLDVCDVRPPKRAVRAGRGKSDEIDAIAAARTALASDVERLTTPRSDGLRAALRVLLVARQAMDSRRTAGRNALTALLRSFDLGMDARKPLTDTQVREVAGWRQRAADDVAMATIRQEARRLAVSVQALTIQLVENQAALARHVHELAPGLQQLLGVGAVTGAILVTSYSHQGRVRSEAAFAALAGASPLEASSGNTTRHRLNRHGDRQLNRALDVIARVRLSCDPATRDYLARRLAEGKSKREIRRSLKRYIGRQLFRRLRDAVA